The genome window GGCAGCCTGGTCAGGTCCCTGCCTGCCGATCAGCAACAACGCCTGTTGCACGTCCTGCCGCAGATCACCAAGGCCAGCGACGCCGATGCCTGCTGGGTGGCGCGCACCCTGTATCGCCAGACGCTGGCGGCGCCGGAACCGCTGCGCGGCGAGCTGGCCTGGGTGTTCGCGCAGCAGTAAGCGCGGAGCACGCGAAGCGCGTCCTCGCGCAGGACGCGCTTCGCCGGGTCGCATTGCGCTCCAGCGTGCGGCCGGCGCGCGGTCGATCGCCTCGAGAAACCGGTGACCCAAAACAGAATCCAGGCGCACTGCGCCTGGATTCGATCCGTTCGCTTTGTATCCGCCCTGGCTGCGACACCACCGCAGCCAGGGCGCGGCGCCTTACCTGCGGCGCTCGATCACGAAGTTGCCGACGTTGACGCCAAGATCGACGCCTTCGCCGGTCCCGGCCAGGGCCAGCGAAATGTCGCCCTTGGTGACGACCTGCGCGGTACTGGACTTCACCAGGCCGGCATGCGCTTCGGCGGCGGCGTAGGTGCCGAACAGGTCGTTGAGGCTGTAGGCGCCGCTGAAGGTGCCGCGGCCGCCGACGATCTTCGACTTGCCGACCGTCAGGCCGCCGCCCTTGCTGCTGATCTTGACCGGGATCACCGCGCCGTCGTTGCAGGTAATGGTGCCGGTGCCCTTGGCGGTCTTGTAGAACACCGACCAGCCCGACAGGTTGAAGGAGAGCTTGCAATCGATATTGCCGGCGGCCTGGGCCTGCGGCGCGAGCGCGGCCGCGCCCAGCAGCGCGAGCAGAGAAAGCGACTTGATCATGTGGGCATTACCGATGGGTGGACGAGGCGCGAGGGTAGCAATGGGTCCGTCGCGGCCGCGACAAGGTTGACGAGGCGTCGCGCGCACGTTCAGCGGGCATTTCCACTTGCGGCGGACTGGTGCCGGCGTGGCCGGGGCACATGCAGTACGCGACGCCGGCGCGAAGTATCGCTAAAACGCGTTTGCGGCGGCTCGGCCTGACCGCTCGTTGCTTTTGCAGGAGTCAACTGGCATGCAGCGGCGACGCGCGAAGCAGCGTGCTTTCCGATGGCGCAATGCGTCGGGACTGAAGTCCCTCCCACAGTGCACCCGCCAAGCTCGCCGCACGATCCTGCAGGAGGGGCTCTTACAAGGGGAGCCCTCCGGACTCAGCACAGCGTGAGGCTTCCAGAGTAATGAGACGTGTCGGCTAGTCGTCCAGACTGAAAGCATCGGCATCGAGCATGGCCGGAAAGCGCGCGCGGTGCGCGGCGAGCGCGGCGGCGGAGATCGTGGTGGTGGCCACTTGTTCGCGCTCGCGGATCTCCAGCTGCGGCTGGCCGAGGAAATCGATCACCGCGCTGTCGCCGGCGTAGTGCAGGTCGTTGCCGTCCACACCGACGCGGTTGACCGCCGCCACGAAGCACAGGTTCTCGATCGCACGCGCGCGCAGCAGCGTGCGCCAGGCGTAGGCGCGCGCCGACGGCCAGTTGGCCACGAACAGTTGCAGGTCGAAATCCAGTTGGCCGGGGCGTTCGACGTCGTAGCGGTTGCGGCAGAACACCGGAAAGCGCAGGTCGTAGCAGACCTGCGGATTGATCCGCCAGCCCTTCCACTCCACGCACAGGCGCGCACGCCCGGCGGCGTAGCGCAGGTGCTCGTTGCCGTAGCGGAACAGATGGCGCTTGTCGTAATGCTGCAATGCGCCGTCCGGCGTGGCCCACAGCAGGCGGTTGAACACCTTGGCCTCGCCATCGGCGCCGGGCACCCGCAACTGCACACTGCCGGTCACCGCCGCACCCAGCCGCGCCGCCTGCTCGCGGATCCACGCCACGGTCGGCCCGTCCATGTCCTCGGCCTGCGCCAGCGCATCGTTGGAGAAACCGCTGGTGAAGGTCTCCGGCAGGACCACCAGGTCGGTGACACCGGCCAGCGGTGCCAGCAGCTCGGCATAATGCGCGCGGTTGCCGGCCGGGTCGTGCCAGCGCGTGTCGCCCTGGACCAGCGAGATCCTCAGATCCTGTGCCACCTGTGTCATCCCCAACGTCCTCCGATGCAAATCGTGCCGACCAGGCACAGCAAGCCCAGTGTAGGCGTTACCCATGGCAGATGGCGGACCAGGCGGTTGGCGAGCGTGCCCCGCTCCTGCGGCGTCAGCAGCGCAAGGTAGCGATCCACATAGGCCTGCCGCCGGAACGGCACCACCCCGAAATCCATCCCCACCCGCTGGCCGCGATCAGCCAATCCGGTCAGCACATGCCCATAGAACAGCGCCCCGTCGACCACCGCGCTGACCGCCGCCAGCCCGAACGTGACCCCGAAATAGATGCCCGCGATCGACATGCCCACCCCGCACCAGGAACCCGCTTCTGCGATTCCCGAATCCCCATTCCCGAATCCCGGCGGTGACGCGCGCTACAGCGCGCGTAACCGCTCGATCGCCGCATCCAGCGTCGCCTCGTTCTTGGCGAAGCACAGCCGGGCCAGGCGCTGACCTTGCGGCGGATCCTGGTAGAACGGCGACAGCGGGATCGCCGCCACGCCCTTCTCGATGGTCAGCCACTTCACGAACTCGGTGTCGGGCA of Xanthomonas sacchari contains these proteins:
- a CDS encoding amidohydrolase, giving the protein MTQVAQDLRISLVQGDTRWHDPAGNRAHYAELLAPLAGVTDLVVLPETFTSGFSNDALAQAEDMDGPTVAWIREQAARLGAAVTGSVQLRVPGADGEAKVFNRLLWATPDGALQHYDKRHLFRYGNEHLRYAAGRARLCVEWKGWRINPQVCYDLRFPVFCRNRYDVERPGQLDFDLQLFVANWPSARAYAWRTLLRARAIENLCFVAAVNRVGVDGNDLHYAGDSAVIDFLGQPQLEIREREQVATTTISAAALAAHRARFPAMLDADAFSLDD